In Phyllopteryx taeniolatus isolate TA_2022b chromosome 1, UOR_Ptae_1.2, whole genome shotgun sequence, the following proteins share a genomic window:
- the LOC133482716 gene encoding epithelial membrane protein 3-like, producing the protein MAFLLMFVTLLHLVTLAMLFISTMEKSWWVWDGLENSDLWYNCRYENFSGTWLCASSKETEWLHAVQVLMVLSVVFSSVSFLVFLGQLFTMSKGGLFYFTGLCQVFAGLTALSAALIYTLHNKEILQDSREVTSGHFGYCFILTWVCVPLLLCSGIIYVHLRKKE; encoded by the exons atGGCCTTCCTGCTTATGTTTGTGACTCTGCTGCATCTTGTCACCCTGGCCATGCTGTTCATCTCTACCATGGAGAAG TCCTGGTGGGTGTGGGATGGGTTGGAGAACTCTGACCTGTGGTACAACTGTAGGTATGAGAACTTCTCAGGAACTTGGTTGTGCGCCTCCTCCAAAGAAACTG AGTGGCTTCATGCAGTTCAGGTCTTGATGGTCCTCTCAGTGGTATTCTCCTCGGTCTCCTTCCTTGTCTTCCTGGGTCAACTTTTCACCATGTCTAAGGGTGGACTCTTCTACTTCACTGGACTGTGTCAAGTGTTTGCAG GCCTGACAGCCTTGTCTGCAGCACTCATCTACACATTACACAACAAGGAAATCCTCCAGGACAGCAGAGAAGTGACTTCGGGACACTTTGGCTACTGCTTCATCCTCACTTGGGTGTGTGTGCCTCTCCTGCTGTGCAGCGGCATCATTTACGTCCACTTGCGCAAGAAAGAGTGA